One Ananas comosus cultivar F153 linkage group 1, ASM154086v1, whole genome shotgun sequence DNA window includes the following coding sequences:
- the LOC109710512 gene encoding dolichol-phosphate mannosyltransferase subunit 3, whose protein sequence is MKHILKIMGLLAAISAIWIGLLETSVVPRSYTWLLPIYLIVTLGCYGLLMVGVGLMFFPTCPQEAVLLQQDIAEAREFLIGKAIDVGSD, encoded by the exons ATGAAGCACATTCTGAAGATTATGGGATTGCTAGCGGCAATCTCTGCCATTTGGATTGGCCTACTAGAAACCTCTGTTGTCCCCCGTAGTTATACTTGGTTG CTTCCAATCTACTTAATTGTGACGCTAGGTTGCTATGGCCTTTTGATGGTTGGAGTTGGATTGATGTTCTTTCCAACCTGCCCTCAAGAAGCTGTCCTGCTGCAGCAG GATATTGCAGAGGCCAGGGAATTCTTGATCGGGAAAGCGATTGATGTGGGCTCTGATTGA
- the LOC109710503 gene encoding uncharacterized protein At3g49140 isoform X2 has product MSTTTAATWIKSPFDGWKNTDFSSISFRCRSPFGACHSYSLANGQDLSLSKVRVAADYSDSLPDSSKYAGNQGYHPLEEVKKQEKNKDMLLTDAETARTIVESNGKALILFPGRVHCEPHGHVTWSEFHFVVDDYGDIFFELLDDWNLLQDPNANNPVAVLIGMDIPISGENRIFNSDFDDYMDDDSVMDILFDDYDEVDDTDITDVLIKWGMPDTLRRIHPRYFARCLTKAVNSKHGKKMDRPSNGLSIMGCLRPAFVDEESYLRRLFHHDDDGYLSDWRDGYEREEEEVARSYDFTGGERWRFIPKGGRSSINSTIYKLEIMTMELLSVYGNKASIPRFLWTLLTFSFLHYSNGSIAPVVFNLSA; this is encoded by the exons ATGTCCACCACAACTGCAGCTACCTGGATCAAATCTCCATTTGATGGCTGGAAAAATACTGATTTTTCTAGCATAAG CTTTAGATGCCGTAGCCCTTTTGGAGCCTGCCATTCCTACTCATTAGCGAATGGACAGGATTTGTCTCTTTCCAAAGTTCGGGTAGCTGCAGACTATTCAGATTCGCTGCCCGATTCATCTAAGTATGCGGGAAATCAAGGCTATCATCCTCTTGAAGAAGTGAAAAAGCAGGAAAAGAATAAGGATATGTTGCTCACAGATGCAGAAACAGCTAGGACTATTGTAGAG TCCAATGGAAAGGCATTGATTTTATTTCCTGGAAGGGTGCATTGTGAACCTCATGGACATGTTACATGGTCTGAATTTCACTTTGTTGTTGATGACTATGGAG ATATTTTCTTTGAATTACTCGATGACTGGAACTTGTTGCAAGATCCCAACGCAAACAACCCTGTG GCAGTTCTAATTGGAATGGACATCCCGATTAGCGGAGAGAATAGGATATTTAACAGTGATTTCGACGATTACATGGATGATGACAGTGTGATGGACATATTGTTTGATGATTATGATGAG GTTGATGATACAGACATAACTGATGTTCTTATAAAATGGGGAATGCCAGATACTTTGCGCCGCATACATCCTAGGTATTTTGCAAGGTGTTTGACGAAG GCTGTTAATTCCAAGCATGGGAAGAAGATGGACCGGCCATCAAATGGTCTTTCTATCATGGGTTGTCTTAGACCTGCTTTTGTAGATGAAGAATCTTATTTAAGGAGGTTGTTCCACCACGATGATGATGGCTATTTATCTGATTGGAGAG ATGGATatgaaagagaagaggaagaagtggCTAGGTCCTATGACTTCACTG GCGGTGAAAGATGGAGATTTATTCCTAAAGGTGGTCGAAGTAGTATAAACTCCACAATCTACAAACTTGAAATAATGACCATGGAGCTGTTGTCTGTCTATGGGAACAAGGCAAGCATTCCACGCTTTTTATGGACACTACTGACTTTCAGTTTTCTTCATTATTCGAATGGGTCAATTGCACCGGTGGTCTTCAACCTTTCGGCATAG
- the LOC109710503 gene encoding uncharacterized protein At3g49140 isoform X1, with translation MSTTTAATWIKSPFDGWKNTDFSSISFRCRSPFGACHSYSLANGQDLSLSKVRVAADYSDSLPDSSKYAGNQGYHPLEEVKKQEKNKDMLLTDAETARTIVESNGKALILFPGRVHCEPHGHVTWSEFHFVVDDYGDIFFELLDDWNLLQDPNANNPVAVLIGMDIPISGENRIFNSDFDDYMDDDSVMDILFDDYDEVDDTDITDVLIKWGMPDTLRRIHPRYFARCLTKAVNSKHGKKMDRPSNGLSIMGCLRPAFVDEESYLRRLFHHDDDGYLSDWRDGYEREEEEVARSYDFTGGERWRFIPKGGRSSINSTIYKLEIMTMELLSVYGNKSMIDLQEFQDAEPDVLANSASAIIERFNEYGTQCNTALKALCRRRKGLTVERAKLIGVDSLGMDVRVFSGMEAQTLRFSFNARAMSESVAEKKIKRMLFPRYHRKNLKAPGDDLREF, from the exons ATGTCCACCACAACTGCAGCTACCTGGATCAAATCTCCATTTGATGGCTGGAAAAATACTGATTTTTCTAGCATAAG CTTTAGATGCCGTAGCCCTTTTGGAGCCTGCCATTCCTACTCATTAGCGAATGGACAGGATTTGTCTCTTTCCAAAGTTCGGGTAGCTGCAGACTATTCAGATTCGCTGCCCGATTCATCTAAGTATGCGGGAAATCAAGGCTATCATCCTCTTGAAGAAGTGAAAAAGCAGGAAAAGAATAAGGATATGTTGCTCACAGATGCAGAAACAGCTAGGACTATTGTAGAG TCCAATGGAAAGGCATTGATTTTATTTCCTGGAAGGGTGCATTGTGAACCTCATGGACATGTTACATGGTCTGAATTTCACTTTGTTGTTGATGACTATGGAG ATATTTTCTTTGAATTACTCGATGACTGGAACTTGTTGCAAGATCCCAACGCAAACAACCCTGTG GCAGTTCTAATTGGAATGGACATCCCGATTAGCGGAGAGAATAGGATATTTAACAGTGATTTCGACGATTACATGGATGATGACAGTGTGATGGACATATTGTTTGATGATTATGATGAG GTTGATGATACAGACATAACTGATGTTCTTATAAAATGGGGAATGCCAGATACTTTGCGCCGCATACATCCTAGGTATTTTGCAAGGTGTTTGACGAAG GCTGTTAATTCCAAGCATGGGAAGAAGATGGACCGGCCATCAAATGGTCTTTCTATCATGGGTTGTCTTAGACCTGCTTTTGTAGATGAAGAATCTTATTTAAGGAGGTTGTTCCACCACGATGATGATGGCTATTTATCTGATTGGAGAG ATGGATatgaaagagaagaggaagaagtggCTAGGTCCTATGACTTCACTG GCGGTGAAAGATGGAGATTTATTCCTAAAGGTGGTCGAAGTAGTATAAACTCCACAATCTACAAACTTGAAATAATGACCATGGAGCTGTTGTCTGTCTATGGGAACAAG TCCATGATTGATTTGCAAGAATTCCAAGATGCAGAGCCTGACGTTCTAGCAAATTCTGCTTCAGCAATTATAGAACGCTTTAATGAATACGGGACCCAATGTAATACTGCTCTTAAAGCTCTGTGTCGCAGGAGGAAGGGCCTCACTGTTGAG AGAGCAAAGCTAATTGGTGTTGATAGTCTTGGCATGGACGTGAGAGTTTTTTCTGGAATGGAAGCTCAAACTCTTCGATTTTCATTTAATGCAAGA GCTATGTCTGAAAGTGTAGCCGAGAAGAAGATTAAACGGATGCTTTTTCCTCGCTATCACCGCAAGAACCTAAAAGCTCCTGGTGATGACTTGAGAGAATTTTAA
- the LOC109710499 gene encoding probable methyltransferase PMT19 → MARCSSSSSSSLFSSLLPRPNPRTVATLLAAASLSLLSYLLAIYTSTSSITSITSSITSTTCFPSSAAADAVPVPVPVPVPVVQLDFLPHHSAAAALPSVPDPDLPRPPRLPFCAPNFTHYCPCHDPARERLFPTLHLQHRERHCPPLPLRCRVPRPPGYRAPPRWPERRDRAWFANAPSKRLSVAKADQNWVRLEGDWLVFPGGGTSFPGGVRSYADQMARMLPLKTGEVRTALDIGCGVASFGGHLLNYKILTMSVAPRDVHEAQVQFALERGLPAMLGVLSIHRLPYPSRSFDMAHCARCLVPWTAHDGLYLLEIDRVLRPGGYWVLSGPPISWRSLYKGWGRTREDLAAEQKAIEDLAKRLCWRKVAEKGTIAVWQKATNHIHCAKKAKMLKSPSFCSGTDSDNAWYEKMELCITPLPKVEVIDDVAGGAVEKWPRRQNAVPPRITTGSIEGMTVEIYNHDNMLWNKRVSHYGAYFNTLAQGNYRNIMDMNAGLGGFAAALLKYPVWVMNVVPAVGTNNTLGIIYERGLIGTYMDWCEAFSTYPRTYDLIHANGIFSLYMDKCDILDILLEMDRILRPEGAAIIRDHADVIWKVERAAEQLSWQSRIVNSEGGPFDPEKLLIVDNSVAALVKQK, encoded by the exons ATGGCGagatgcagcagcagcagcagcagcagcttgttCTCGTCCCTCCTCCCCCGCCCCAACCCCCGCACCGTCGCCaccctcctcgccgccgcctccctctccctcctctcctacCTCCTCGCCATCTACACCTCCACCTCCTCAATCACCTCAATCACCTCCTCAATCACCTCCACCACCTGcttcccctcctccgccgccgccgatgcgGTGCCGGTGCCGGTGCCGGTGCCGGTGCCGGTGGTGCAGCTCGACTTCCTCCCCCACCACTCGGCCGCCGCGGCGCTCCCCTCCGTCCCCGACCCCGACCTCCCCCGCCCTCCCCGGCTCCCCTTCTGCGCCCCCAACTTCACCCACTACTGCCCCTGCCACGACCCCGCCCGCGAGCGCCTCTTCCCCACCCTCCACCTGCAGCACCGCGAGCGCCACTgtccccccctccccctccgctgCCGAGTCCCCAGGCCCCCCGGCTACCGCGCGCCCCCGAGGTGGCCCGAGCGCCGCGACCGCGCCTGGTTCGCCAACGCCCCCTCCAAGCGGCTCAGCGTCGCCAAGGCCGACCAGAATTGGGTCAGGCTCGAGGGCGACTGGCTCGTCTTCCCCGGCGGTGGCACCTCCTTCCCCGGCGGCGTCCGCTCCTACGCCGATCAGATGGCCAGGATGCTCCCCCTCAAGACCGGCGAGGTCCGCACCGCCCTCGATATCGGCTGCGGC GTGGCTAGCTTCGGGGGCCATCTGTTAAACTACAAAATACTGACAATGTCTGTCGCACCAAGAGATGTGCATGAGGCCCAAGTGCAGTTCGCACTGGAACGGGGCCTGCCGGCGATGCTTGGAGTGCTAAGCATTCACAGGCTACCGTACCCGTCTAGGTCCTTTGATATGGCTCACTGTGCGCGGTGCCTCGTTCCCTGGACTGCTCATG ATGGCCTCTATCTATTGGAAATTGATCGGGTTCTCCGGCCTGGTGGCTACTGGGTTTTATCTGGGCCACCCATCAGTTGGCGATCACTGTATAAGGGCTGGGGAAGAACACGCGAGGACTTAGCTGCAGAACAGAAAGCTATAGAGGATCTTGCTAAACGACTCTGCTGGAGAAAGGTCGCAGAGAAGGGAACAATTGCTGTATGGCAAAAAGCCACCAATCATATTCACTGTGCGAAGAAGGCAAAGATGCTGAAATCCCCATCGTTCTGTTCAGGAACTGACTCAGATAATGCTTG GTATGAGAAGATGGAGCTATGCATAACTCCTCTTCCGAAGGTCGAGGTTATTGATGACGTAGCTGGCGGTGCTGTTGAGAAATGGCCTAGAAGACAAAATGCGGTGCCTCCGAGGATAACCACTGGCAGCATAGAGGGGATGACTGTTGAGATTTACAACCATGACAATATGCTTTGGAACAAAAGGGTTTCGCACTATGGCGCATATTTCAACACTCTTGCACAGGGTAATTACAGGAACATTATGGACATGAATGCTGGTTTGGGGGGTTTTGCTGCTGCCTTGTTGAAATACCCTGTTTGGGTTATGAATGTGGTTCCAGCAGTTGGAACGAACAATACTCTCGGCATCATCTACGAGCGTGGACTTATTGGAACATACATGGACTG GTGCGAGGCTTTCTCTACTTATCCTCGGACATATGATCTGATACATGCTAATGGAATATTCAGCTTGTATATGGATAA GTGTGACATTCTTGATATCCTGCTTGAAATGGATCGCATTCTTCGTCCAGAAGGGGCTGCAATAATCCGAGACCATGCCGATGTGATATGGAAAGTAGAGAGAGCAGCAGAACAGCTAAGTTGGCAAAGCCGGATTGTTAATAGCGAAGGTGGGCCATTTGATCCTGAGAAGCTTCTTATTGTGGACAACTCTGTTGCCGCACTCGTAAAACAGAAATAA
- the LOC109707165 gene encoding PTI1-like tyrosine-protein kinase 3, which translates to MRRWLCCNCQVDESYDEHENAHLKSTTNHIDGLQRGSKLSAAAKPEPPKAPPPIEVPALSLEELKEKTDNFGSKALVGEGSYGRVYFATLNNGKQVAIKKLDVSSEPESNTEFLTQVSMVSRLKHENVVEMLSYCVEGNLRILAYEFATMGSLHDVLHGRKGVQGAQPGPVLDWMQRVRIAIDAAKGLEYLHEKVQPSIIHRDIRSSNVLLFEDFKAKIADFNLSNQAPDMAARLHSTRVLGTFGYHAPEYAMTGQLTQKSDVYSFGVVLLELLTGRKPVDHTMPRGQQSLVTWATPRLSEDKVKQCVDPRLKGEYPPKGVAKLAAVAALCVQYEAEFRPNMSIVVKALSPLLVNRHAAPPPAAAPAATPDS; encoded by the exons ATGCGCCGCTGGCTTTGCTGTAATTGTCAAGTAGATGAATCTTATGATGAACATGAGAATGCGCATCTCAAAAGCACGACTAATCATATAGATG GACTCCAAAGGGGTTCAAAGCTTTCTGCTGCTGCCAAACCTGAACCCCCGAAAGCACCTCCCCCAATCGAAGTTCCTGCACTATCATTGGaagaattgaaagaaaaaaCTGACAACTTTGGATCAAAGGCTTTGGTTGGTGAAGGTTCATATGGAAGAGTCTATTTTGCAACTTTAAACAATGGGAAACAAGTAGCAATAAAAAAACTTGATGTTTCATCTGAGCCCGAGTCGAACACTGAATTTCTAACCCAG GTCTCAATGGTATCAAGACTGAAGCATGAAAATGTCGTTGAAATGTTGAGTTATTGTGTGGAAGGAAACCTTCGTATACTGGCCTATGAATTCGCAACAATGGGTTCCCTCCATGATGTTTTGCACG GAAGAAAAGGAGTCCAAGGTGCGCAACCTGGCCCGGTGCTTGACTGGATGCAACGGGTTCGAATTGCAATTGACGCAGCCAAAGGACTGGAATATCTTCATGAGAAAGTTCAGCCTTCTATAATACATAGGGACATTAGATCGAGCAACGTTCTCTTATTTGAGGACTTCAAAGCAAAAATCGCGGACTTCAATCTTTCGAATCAGGCTCCTGATATGGCTGCTCGTCTTCATTCTACTCGTGTCTTGGGAACCTTTGGCTACCATGCACCAGA GTATGCTATGACTGGCCAGCTGACTCAGAAAAGTGATGTGTATAGCTTTGGAGTTGTTCTTTTGGAGCTTCTGACTGGAAGGAAACCAGTGGATCACACAATGCCTAGAGGCCAGCAGAGTCTCGTCACATGG GCGACTCCGAGGTTGAGTGAGGACAAGGTCAAGCAATGTGTAGACCCTAGGTTGAAGGGTGAATATCCACCAAAAGGAGTTGctaag CTTGCTGCAGTGGCAGCTCTCTGTGTTCAATACGAAGCCGAGTTCCGGCCCAATATGAGCATCGTGGTCAAGGCATTATCTCCACTCCTCGTAAATAGGCATGCGGCACCACCTCCTGCTGCTGCACCTGCCGCAACTCCGGATAGTTAA
- the LOC109707149 gene encoding CMP-sialic acid transporter 4-like, translating to MECNVCHSKLLKTVSKAYVNHRGNVSSRQRALNFLLVGGDCILVGLQPILVYMSKVDGKFKFSPISVNFLTEVAKVLFAIVMLLFQARRQKVGEKPLLSISTLMQAARNNVLLAVPALLYAINNYLKFVMQLYFNPATVKMLSNLKVLVIAVLLKIIMKRRFSIIQWEALALLLIGISVNQLKSLPEGTTALGLPVAAGAYLYTLIFVTVPSMASVFIEYALKSQFETSIYLQNLFLYGYGAIFNFLAIVGTAVFKGPGSFDILEGHSKATMFLICNNAAQGILSSFFFKYADTILKKYSSTVATIFTGIASAALFGHTLTINFVLGISIVFISMHQFFSPLAKVKEDTPDSKVEMMGAQDLRSKEASFINMTAGAGEDASHRVVPDERKPLLPT from the exons ATGGAATGCAACGTCTGTCACTCTAAATTGCTCAAAACAGTTTCAAAGGCATACGTGAATCATCGAGGCAATGTATCATCTAGGCAGCGCGCTCTTAATTTTCTCCTAGTCGGCGGTGACTGCATTTTGGTTGGCCTACAG CCCATTTTGGTGTATATGTCCAAGGTGGATgggaaatttaaatttagtccaATCAGCGTGAACTTCTTGACAGAGGTTGCAAAGGTTCTCTTTGCCATTGTCATGCTGTTATTCCAG GCTAGGAGACAAAAGGTCGGAGAGAAACCTCTTCTCTCGATTTCCACCCTCATGCAG GCAGCTCGCAACAATGTTCTTCTTGCTGTTCCTGCTCTTCTTTATGCCATCAACAACTACTTAAAATTTGTTATGCAG TTGTACTTCAATCCAGCAACTGTGAAAATGCTGAGCAACCTAAAG GTTTTGGTTATTGCTGTCCTTTTGAAGATTATAATGAAAAGGCGCTTCTCCATCATTCAG TGGGAGGCCCTTGCTTTATTGCTTATCGGAATCAGTGTCAATCAGCTTAAGTCGCTGCCCGAAGGTACCACTGCACTCGGTCTTCCTGTGGCAGCGGGTGCCTACCTATATACACTAATTTTT GTAACAGTTCCCTCAATGGCTTCAGTTTTTATTGAGTATGCTCTGAAAAGCCAATTTGAGACAAGCATATATCTTCAG AACTTATTTTTGTATGGCTATGGTGCTATATTCAATTTTCTTGCCATTGTTGGAACTGCTGTCTTCAAAG GGCCTGGTAGCTTTGACATCCTTGAAGGCCACTCAAAGGCTACAATGTTTCTTATATGCAACAATGCAGCACAAGGCATTCTCTCCTCATTTTTCTTCAAGTATGCAG ACACAATACTGAAGAAGTATTCATCGACAGTTGCTACAATCTTTACTGGCATAGCATCTGCTGCATTGTTTGGTCATACTCTAACCATAAATTTTGTCTTGGGGATATCAATAGTATTTATATCAATGCACCAG TTCTTTTCGCCACTTGCTAAAGTCAAAGAAGACACGCCAGATAGTAAAGTTGAGATGATGGGTGCCCAGGATCTCAG GTCAAAAGAAGCATCCTTCATTAATATGACAGCTGGTGCTGGTGAAGAT GCTAGCCATCGTGTGGTACCAGATGAAAGAAAGCCACTTCTTCCCACCTAA
- the LOC109713662 gene encoding omega-hydroxypalmitate O-feruloyl transferase, whose product MGALYETPPPLHDLKVTLLRSTTIHPKERKERRLMFLSNIDKVLNFEVETVDFFVANSEFPPEAVVEKLRSALEEALTQYDFLAGRLCSDQKENGRLAIDCNAAGLELIAAASELNLKEIGDLEYPNPAFGQLVPRTGRPENEEIKRGVGEQPLIAFQVTSFKCGGFAVGITNNHITFDGISFLAFLRNLAALAASLPLPSPPFTDRRLLSARSPPLVAFPHPELLPFPTTTTATATTTTTLFSSPSSHRLSFYLFRLRPAHIATLKSKAAAAAAAATSFSVVAAHLWRCKALSATSSAACKEEDEEYTLGYAVDVRGRLVPPLPSAYAGNAVVGARASAPRRELGEEGSAAFARLVGRVRGAAERVTDSYARSAVDWGELHEGAPRADVFISSWWRLGFGDVEYPWGRPLYTCPVVGPQRDVVLLFPVLGGVEKGVNVLVALPPEDADKFRSLFYDFLAEDILTN is encoded by the exons ATGGGAGCCCTGTATGAAACACCACCCCCCCTCCATGATCTCAAGGTCACCCTCCTAAGATCCACAACTATCCATcctaaagagagaaaggagaggaggCTGATGTTCCTCTCTAACATAGACAAAGTGCTCAATTTTGAGGTGGAGACGGTCGACTTCTTCGTCGCGAATAGCGAGTTCCCGCCTGAGGCGGTTGTCGAGAAGCTGCGGTCGGCGCTGGAGGAAGCGCTTACGCAGTACGACTTCTTGGCGGGAAGGCTGTGTTCGGACCAGAAGGAGAACGGGAGGCTGGCGATCGACTGCAATGCAGCCGGGCTGGAGCTCATCGCAGCGGCCAGCGAGCTCAACCTCAAAGAGATCGGCGACTTGGAGTACCCGAATCCGGCTTTCGGGCAGCTGGTGCCGAGGACTGGTCGACCAGAGAACGAGGAGATCAAGCGGGGAGTCGGAGAGCAACCTCTCATTGCCTTCCAG GTAACGTCGTTCAAATGCGGGGGGTTTGCAGTGGGCATCACCAACAACCACATCACCTTCGATGGCATCAGCTTCCTGGCCTTCCTCCGCAACCTGGCCGCCCTTGCCGCCTCCCTCCCGCTGCCGTCCCCTCCCTTCACCGACCGCCGTCTCCTCTCCGCCCGCTCCCCTCCCCTCGTCGCCTTCCCCCACCCCGAACTTCTCCCtttccccaccaccaccaccgccactgCCACTACCACTACCACTCTCTTCTCCTCCCCTTCCTCTCACCGCCTGAGCTTCTACCTCTTTCGCCTCCGCCCAGCCCACATCGCCACTCTCAAGTCCAaagccgctgccgccgccgccgccgctaccAGCTTCAGCGTGGTGGCGGCGCATCTGTGGCGGTGCAAGGCCCTCTCGGCAACGTCGAGCGCCGCGTGcaaggaggaggacgaggagtaCACGCTGGGGTACGCGGTGGACGTCCGGGGCCGGCTCGTCCCGCCGCTCCCGAGCGCGTACGCGGGCAACGCCGTGGTCGGCGCGCGCGCGTCGGCGCCCCGGCGCGAGCTCGGAGAGGAGGGCTCCGCCGCGTTCGCGCGGCTCGTGGGGCGCGTGCGCGGCGCGGCGGAGCGGGTGACGGACTCGTACGCGCGCTCGGCGGTCGACTGGGGGGAGCTGCACGAGGGGGCCCCGCGCGCCGACGTGTTCATCTCGTCCTGGTGGAGGCTCGGGTTCGGCGACGTGGAGTACCCGTGGGGGAGGCCCCTGTACACGTGCCCCGTGGTGGGCCCGCAAAGGGACGTTGTACTGCTGTTTCCTGTTTTGGGCGGAGTGGAAAAGGGCGTCAACGTGCTCGTCGCGCTCCCCCCCGAGGACGCCGACAAATTCCGGAGCCTCTTCTACGACTTCTTAGCAGAGGATATATTAACTAACTAG
- the LOC109713680 gene encoding probable glutathione peroxidase 2 — protein sequence MAEEVTKSIYDITVKDMNGNDVNLSTYSGKVLLIVNVASKCGLTHSNYKEMNVLYEKYKDKGFEILAFPCNQFAGQEPGSNEEIKEVACTMFKAEFPIFDKIEVNGKNAAPLYKFLKTQKGGIFGDGIKWNFTKFLVAKDGKVVERYAPTTSPLKIEKDIQKQLEA from the exons ATGGCTGAGGAAGTTACCAAATCCATATATGATATCACTGTTAAG GATATGAATGGCAATGATGTGAACCTGAGTACCTACAGTGGAAAGGTTCTTCTTATTGTCAATGTTGCCTCAAAATG TGGACTTACTCATTCCAACTACAAAGAGATGAATGTGTTATATGAGAAGTACAAGGACAAAG GATTTGAGATATTAGCATTTCCATGCAACCAGTTTGCTGGTCAGGAGCCTGGAAGTAATGAGGAAATTAAAGAAGTTGCATGCACTATGTTCAAAGCTGAGTTTCCGATCTTTGATAAG ATTGAAGTAAATGGGAAAAATGCAGCACCACTATACAAGTTCCTGAAAACCCAGAAAGGTGGCATTTTCGGGGACGGCATCAAGTGGAACTTCACCAAGTTTCTTGTGGCTAAAGATGGAAAGGTTGTGGAGAGATATGCGCCCACCACTTCACCCTTAAAGATAGAG AAGGACATTCAGAAGCAGCTGGAGGCTTAA
- the LOC109713673 gene encoding uncharacterized protein LOC109713673 produces MATPNPNPNSSSFYYENHYVLKEEEEEEEEDEEMGRGRREAWPRRGGAVRLEGYVEGSEGEDGGSDGGGGSGSGMAPRRSLTGEDLEELKGCFDLGFGFSYDEIPELCGTLPALELCYSMSQRFLDDQHQHQKHPNEPGEVAASAGSVHVPNWRIAGAGDDPEEVKARLKYWAQAVACTVKLCN; encoded by the exons ATGGCCAcgccaaaccctaaccctaactcgTCCTCCTTCTACTACGAGAATCACTACGTCctcaaggaggaggaggaggaagaagaagaagatgaagagatgGGTCGGGGGAGGCGCGAAGCGTGGCCGCGGCGGGGCGGGGCGGTGAGGCTGGAGGGGTACGTGGAGGGATCCGAGGGCGAGGATGGGGGATCGGACGGTGGTGGTGGCAGTGGTAGTGGTATGGCGCCGAGGAGGAGCCTCACGGGCGAGGACCTGGAGGAGCTCAAGGGGTGCTTCGACCTCGGCTTCGGCTTCTCCTACGACGAGATCCCCGAGCTCTGCGGAACCCTACCCGCCCTCGAGCTCTGCTACTCCATGTCGCAGCGCTTCTTGGACGATCAGCATCAGCACCAGAAGCACCCTAATGAGCCCGGCGAAGtcgcggcctcggcggggtcggttCATGTCCCAAATTGGAGGATTGCGGGTGCTG GTGATGATCCAGAGGAAGTGAAAGCAAGGCTGAAGTATTGGGCTCAAGCAGTGGCATGTACAGTTAAACTATGCAACTGA